A part of Streptantibioticus cattleyicolor NRRL 8057 = DSM 46488 genomic DNA contains:
- a CDS encoding methyltransferase domain-containing protein: protein MTDLSRARSFDRAAARYAASRPSYPSAVLDAVEADAGRPLAGARVADVGAGTGIATALLRERGADVVAVEPGAGMATQFRAALPGLPVVRGDGNALPMTGGSLDLITYAQSWQWTDTTRSVPEALRVLRPDGALAVWWNTQASDAPWIAEQHRRVAEHCGVEPPARERPDDAEAVRLAGLDGLRVVRHRIPWSRTVPLDTHLANLGSRSAFLVLDEGRNRAFFAAERERLRAVFPDGRVEERYVVDLLVARGA from the coding sequence ATGACCGACCTCTCCCGCGCCCGTTCGTTCGACCGGGCCGCCGCGCGGTACGCGGCGAGCCGCCCCTCGTACCCCTCCGCCGTGTTGGACGCCGTCGAGGCGGACGCCGGGCGTCCGCTCGCGGGGGCCAGGGTCGCCGACGTGGGGGCCGGGACCGGGATCGCCACCGCCCTGTTGCGCGAGCGCGGCGCCGACGTGGTGGCCGTGGAGCCCGGCGCCGGGATGGCGACGCAGTTCCGGGCGGCCCTCCCCGGGCTGCCGGTGGTACGCGGCGACGGCAACGCGCTGCCCATGACCGGCGGTTCGCTCGACCTGATCACCTACGCGCAGTCGTGGCAGTGGACCGACACCACGCGTTCCGTACCGGAGGCGCTGCGCGTCCTGCGTCCGGACGGCGCCCTCGCGGTGTGGTGGAACACGCAGGCGTCCGACGCCCCGTGGATCGCCGAGCAGCACCGGCGCGTCGCGGAGCACTGCGGGGTGGAACCGCCGGCCCGGGAACGCCCCGACGACGCCGAGGCCGTCCGGCTGGCCGGCCTCGACGGGCTGCGCGTGGTCCGCCACCGCATCCCCTGGAGCCGTACCGTCCCCCTCGACACCCACCTGGCCAACCTCGGCAGCCGCTCGGCGTTCCTGGTGCTGGACGAGGGACGCAACCGTGCCTTCTTCGCCGCCGAACGGGAGCGGCTGCGGGCGGTGTTCCCGGACGGGAGGGTGGAGGAGCGGTACGTGGTCGATCTGCTGGTGGCCCGCGGGGCGTGA
- a CDS encoding response regulator produces MARVVVVDDEPMVCVFLRTILGSAEDIEVVGEAHDGAAGVEAVLRSRPDVVLMDLRMPGMDGLAAIERITALADPPRIVVLTTFDADQYVLRALRAGATGFLVKSTPPEELIGLVRTAAQGHTVLSPSAARRLVAASTDGLTARDRARELVGTLTEREVQVLAGLGAGLSNAQIAARLFLSEATVKGYVSRTLDKLGCVNRTQAGLLAHDAGIADDGPAGERR; encoded by the coding sequence ATGGCACGGGTCGTGGTGGTGGACGACGAGCCCATGGTCTGCGTGTTCCTGCGGACCATTCTCGGTTCGGCCGAGGACATCGAGGTGGTCGGCGAGGCGCACGACGGGGCGGCCGGCGTCGAGGCGGTCCTGCGCAGCCGCCCGGACGTCGTCCTGATGGACCTGCGGATGCCGGGCATGGACGGGCTCGCCGCCATCGAACGCATCACGGCGCTCGCGGACCCGCCGCGCATCGTGGTGCTGACGACGTTCGACGCCGACCAGTACGTGCTGCGCGCGCTGCGGGCAGGCGCCACCGGGTTCCTGGTCAAGTCCACCCCGCCGGAAGAGCTGATCGGGCTGGTGCGGACGGCGGCCCAGGGCCACACCGTCCTGTCGCCGTCGGCCGCCCGTCGGCTCGTCGCGGCGTCGACGGACGGCCTCACCGCCCGCGACCGGGCCCGCGAACTGGTCGGCACGCTGACCGAACGGGAGGTCCAGGTGCTGGCCGGACTCGGGGCGGGGCTGTCCAACGCGCAGATCGCCGCCCGGCTGTTCCTCTCCGAGGCCACGGTCAAGGGCTACGTCTCCCGCACGCTCGACAAGCTGGGGTGCGTCAACCGCACCCAGGCCGGGCTGCTCGCCCACGACGCGGGGATCGCCGATGACGGACCTGCCGGCGAGCGGCGGTGA
- a CDS encoding peptidase inhibitor family I36 protein, giving the protein MRILRAAMVAFGATALLATGVAPAASATPATSGYDRCPEGYFCEFSWVNGEGSICKWKEARTYDTYVKCPWAPSANVRSVFNNGPRKREYFLSTNFRDRVGSTGPNGRGNLTGSYKIRSHRWA; this is encoded by the coding sequence ATGCGTATCCTGCGTGCGGCCATGGTGGCGTTCGGCGCCACCGCGCTGCTGGCCACCGGGGTGGCGCCGGCCGCTTCGGCGACCCCCGCGACCAGCGGCTACGACCGCTGCCCGGAGGGCTACTTCTGCGAGTTCTCCTGGGTCAACGGCGAGGGCTCCATCTGCAAGTGGAAGGAGGCGCGGACCTACGACACCTACGTCAAGTGCCCGTGGGCGCCCAGCGCCAACGTGCGCTCCGTCTTCAACAACGGTCCGCGGAAGCGGGAATACTTCCTGTCCACCAACTTCCGCGACCGCGTCGGCAGCACCGGGCCCAACGGCCGGGGCAACCTGACCGGCAGCTACAAGATCCGTTCCCACCGCTGGGCCTGA
- a CDS encoding ABC transporter ATP-binding protein: MRRRDDGPHGRPHGTPAVVVEALRKSYGPVRAVDGVDFTVGRGEVFALLGRNGAGKTTTLEILEGFRARDAGRVEVLGLDPGDRATARVLRERTGLVLQDLAVEPYLTVRETVARDAGYYPAPRDVDEVIGAVGLAGLERRRVRALSGGQKRRLDLALGLVGDPDLLFLDEPTTGFDPNARRSAWRLVRRLRDAGTTILLTTHSMAEAQALADRVAVVSGGRIVAEGTPATLGGRDTARARIRFEPPPGCPPAELPVAAVPDADGLVAVDCAEPTESLHLLTGWALRRGTVLARLTVDRPSLEDVYLRLTGPDRGVPEPAPEGGVR, encoded by the coding sequence ATGAGGAGACGTGACGACGGCCCGCACGGGCGCCCCCACGGGACGCCGGCGGTCGTGGTGGAGGCGCTGCGCAAGAGCTACGGCCCCGTACGGGCGGTGGACGGGGTGGACTTCACCGTGGGGCGCGGGGAGGTCTTCGCACTGCTCGGCCGCAACGGCGCCGGCAAGACCACCACCCTGGAGATCCTGGAGGGGTTCCGCGCCCGGGACGCCGGGCGGGTCGAGGTGCTCGGCCTCGACCCGGGCGACCGGGCCACCGCGCGCGTCCTGCGGGAGCGGACCGGGCTGGTGCTCCAGGATCTCGCGGTGGAGCCGTATCTGACCGTCCGCGAGACGGTCGCCCGCGACGCGGGGTACTACCCGGCGCCGCGCGACGTGGACGAGGTGATCGGCGCGGTCGGCCTCGCCGGGCTGGAGCGCCGGAGGGTCCGCGCGCTCTCCGGCGGGCAGAAGCGGCGCCTGGACCTGGCGCTGGGGCTGGTCGGCGACCCGGACCTGCTCTTCCTGGACGAGCCGACCACCGGGTTCGACCCCAACGCGCGCCGGTCCGCCTGGCGGCTCGTCCGGCGACTGCGCGACGCGGGGACGACGATCCTGCTCACCACGCATTCCATGGCCGAGGCGCAGGCGCTGGCCGACCGGGTCGCGGTGGTCTCCGGCGGACGGATCGTGGCCGAGGGCACCCCGGCGACGCTGGGCGGACGCGACACCGCGCGGGCCCGGATCCGTTTCGAGCCGCCGCCGGGGTGCCCGCCGGCCGAACTGCCGGTGGCCGCCGTGCCGGACGCGGACGGCCTGGTGGCGGTGGACTGCGCGGAGCCGACCGAATCGCTGCACCTGCTGACCGGCTGGGCGCTGCGCCGTGGCACCGTACTGGCCCGGCTGACGGTCGACCGGCCCAGCCTGGAGGACGTCTATCTGCGCCTGACCGGCCCGGACCGCGGCGTTCCGGAACCCGCCCCGGAAGGGGGCGTGCGATGA
- a CDS encoding sensor histidine kinase, which translates to MTDGPWHRRHPIAVDVAFAVTFVLLDTGVTLVGGSWWPRHPGPLAWALLGGQAVACASLALRRVVPITVVGVLGAFTLVLTLLITPGGALTPAHPGTMWAPASTVPAAYAPLYHRRHRAAAFATLAVCTLVVMRPWDPSVSVMTVGLLRTALGPLLALYFDARRRLVQALVERAERAERERHLLAEQARAEERARLAGEMHDVVTHRVSLMVLQAGALRVTAGDEATRQAAEELRAAGCQALDELRDLVGILRAAPDGDRTPSVAGFADLVAESAAVGVPTELTEVGDPALASPVVGRTAYRVLREALTNVRKHAPGARVTVRVEYDPARIRLTVRNTAPTGGPGALAGTGSGLGLAHLRHRIELLHGTLRAGPGPDGGFRVEATLPAYVPTVEPVG; encoded by the coding sequence ATGACCGATGGACCGTGGCACCGCCGGCACCCGATCGCGGTGGACGTGGCGTTCGCGGTCACCTTCGTGCTGCTCGACACCGGTGTCACGCTGGTCGGCGGCAGCTGGTGGCCGCGGCACCCGGGCCCGCTCGCCTGGGCCCTGCTGGGCGGACAGGCGGTGGCCTGCGCCTCGCTGGCGCTGCGCCGTGTCGTGCCGATCACCGTGGTCGGCGTGCTCGGCGCGTTCACCCTCGTGCTGACGCTGCTGATCACACCGGGGGGCGCGCTGACCCCGGCGCACCCGGGGACCATGTGGGCGCCCGCCTCGACCGTGCCTGCGGCCTACGCCCCGCTGTACCACCGGCGCCACCGCGCGGCCGCCTTCGCCACCCTGGCCGTGTGCACCCTGGTCGTCATGCGGCCGTGGGACCCGTCGGTCAGCGTCATGACGGTCGGGCTGCTGCGCACCGCCCTCGGCCCGCTGCTGGCGCTCTACTTCGACGCCCGCCGCCGACTCGTCCAGGCGCTGGTCGAACGGGCCGAACGGGCCGAACGCGAACGCCATCTCCTCGCCGAACAGGCCCGCGCCGAGGAACGCGCCCGGCTGGCCGGCGAGATGCACGACGTGGTCACCCACCGGGTGAGCCTGATGGTGCTCCAGGCCGGAGCCCTGCGGGTGACGGCCGGGGACGAGGCGACCCGGCAGGCCGCGGAGGAACTGCGCGCCGCCGGCTGCCAGGCCCTCGACGAACTCCGGGACCTCGTCGGCATCCTGCGCGCCGCCCCGGACGGCGACCGCACGCCCTCGGTCGCGGGCTTCGCGGACCTCGTCGCCGAGTCCGCCGCCGTAGGCGTCCCGACCGAACTGACCGAGGTGGGCGACCCGGCGCTCGCCTCACCGGTGGTCGGCCGCACCGCCTACCGCGTGCTGCGCGAGGCGCTGACCAACGTGCGCAAGCACGCGCCCGGCGCGCGGGTCACCGTACGGGTCGAGTACGACCCGGCGCGGATACGGCTCACGGTGCGCAACACCGCGCCGACCGGCGGACCCGGCGCCCTCGCCGGCACCGGATCCGGCCTCGGCCTGGCCCATCTGCGCCACCGCATCGAGCTGTTGCACGGCACGCTGCGCGCCGGACCCGGCCCGGACGGCGGGTTCCGCGTCGAGGCGACGCTGCCCGCGTACGTACCGACCGTGGAACCGGTGGGGTGA